The sequence GGAAATCATATTTGAGAGAGACTTCACCATATTCAAGCAGAGACTTAACCTGTTTCGCAATCCGTAGGATCCTTGATGAATATAAAATGCAACATTTGAGGTTGTATATTTAGTTGCTGCCGTAAATGAAAATAGAACCCCAATTTAGCGTCAAAACGATGCACATGATGAACCCTAGAAAAGTAAGATCCCCAAAGTAAATATTCTAATTTTTCCGGAAAAACCTAGTTAAAGGATCCCGTTCTCATAATCGATAGAAGACTAGGTATAGAGTGAGAGAGATAAATTAAACTTAGGGAGATGGAGAAACCTTGGAATTGCAGGAGAAAGAAGTTGATTTCTTTTCTCAAACGCGTACAATTAAAGCCTAGGAGAATGGTGGGGGAGAACGTGGGACGGTGAGAGAGACCTTTTTACATACAAAATAATATTACTGTGAGAGAGACTTTTTATTGACCCAAAAAAATgatattaagaaaataaattatttttattaagtgTTTGAATTGTTACCCTTTTTTATGTGACATAATtattaaaacataaaataaaatgaaattggGATATATTGTTACACTTTACATCAATGTCACACAAATTTGTGTAACAAATATTATCACACTTATTGGTGTAACAGTTTAGTGTTACAAATTACTGAATCCAGCTTGGTTACCTACTTCTTGCACGCTTTCCTCAATACATTAACTTTTGGTgataaagaaaaatgaataaaatTACTCGACTTCTCCAAAGAATTTGGGCTTCTGTTATATTTAGAGCTAGAGAAGTTGAGCCCAATAAGAGCTCCAGCCTTCAGCCCAtctgaatttcaatttcaatctCACGCTGCTGGCCGGTGGATAATGCCATCATCGCTAACAGTGCTTCATTTTGTTTCTGTGATTTCTTGAAAGTTAATACAATTAAGCTATATTAAAACTATCGACTAAGATGAAGAAACGACTTCCAAATAGAACTCAAAGTATATACATGTCCACATTCGAACTGCATTTTCCGCAGTTTCAAACATGTTGATTTATTGTGTTATATAACAATTTTTCGTCAAGCACAAGAGATATGGGCAGGTAGAGGCGGTCGTCTCATTTAATAATTGGCtcgtaaaacctatttatatatatatctaatattgatagacacatttttttgtctgatataatctcaattgtatatactgttactgctcgattttgtatttattatgtctttttgtgtctttgtaggtgtttttggagaaataagcttttgcgggaaaattgactcgaaaagtggtatttgcactcgtgggagaaaattactattcggactctcagtttggataaggggcacttcaattactaaggggcacctcactgtTATATGAACCCtagggcacctgctattcgcaccccagtaccgtttagggggcatctcttcttcacgTTCAAACCTGCCAAACTGGCGGGAATATAACCAGCCGGCTGCCTGATTTGCGGGATACGATTTGAGGAGATTTTGTTCGATGCATTAGGTGATATCGATCGGTTCTAACTTGTTGAGATAAAATAGGGAATGTATATGTGTCAGAATCGATTAAACAGGAAGGTTTGGGTATATCTCGATAAAACAGGGCAAGTGAATGATCTCGTCTATTCGGATTTAATTTGGGAAGTTACGTGCAAGAATTAGAGAGCGTTTCTCGGATTTCTTCGAGTGATTGGATTGACACTGTCTTGTCTCAACAAACCAGGACGGGTAATGAAATTATTTACGTAAAAAGGGAAGTTTCCACCTCgatgaaacaaagaaagaaaatttaGGGATACTCTGTTGATATGTGTGGAACTAAGAGAGGAAAATATACTGCCATTCGATTCTATACTTGGTAGGATTTTGAAGACAGGAGACGCCTGTATGagataagaaaagaaataaatccGTAACTTGGGGTGGAGGAAAAGAAAAGATTGTGAAGATTTTCCCGGGATTTTATTGATCTGTTGTGTATATATAGGCTGTTGGGAGGTCGAGCAGGAGAATCGAGGAGTTGGGGGTCGATACGGAGCTGCAGAGGCGAAAATCAGGGTTACAGGAAAGTACCTTGcggctgctggtgaagaagagaagctgaagaacagtggacagacgaggacagtcgcagaggaagtctttttcaaacagcataacagaagtatcgttgttcaacaataatagataccatatatcataagcttgtcaccttttctctgtaacagttcaacccgttgtaacagctgtttgtaacaccgttgcagtgttgcaaactgtctgcgttattagttttctcttgtttttcacctatatgagctatgaacaactattttgagcacgtgaataatacgaggagctaaaccccaacactgggatgacggaggaagccatatttcatgcgtgtggtaattatatttaattctttcatgactttttgtaaggattattaattgttttatgatttttattgaacggttgtgatttcaattgatgggttatatttaggttaagtcttttgatatcccatgctttaaaTTTATattcgttgcttttcaaaaatctaccttggtaaagaaacagagtcaatattctatttgagctataattgtctagaataactatatgaatcacatgaatggatttattggtggaatcctgagtcccagtctctcataacattaagtgaaactaaaattaagtctgaaatcaaatctttacaagtctttgaacgaacttctacttttCACTTTCAAAACTACGTCAAATATCTTCTCAAATTTTATCTTAAACTCACTAATTTGTTTTATCGTATTATATTGGTTTTGAAAGTTTTAAATGGTGGATGTCTTTCATGTGCCCCCACATTTGTAATCAATCCGGACTCCACCAGTAATTTTGGTGATCAGATCATTCTAGACCGTAGGTGCAGGCAAGCATGTTTTACGCATGTATCTGGCCAACTACATAAGAATTATTGACGGATGGCATTTATACCTTCGAAGGCGACCATTGTTAATTTTTGGCATATGCACAGTGTATTATATATGTGCATGTCTATTTAAGAACACTGACACTGTTGTAGCTGGTCGGCTTGGCCGACTAAACTTTGAGAATCGGTTTTTGGTGTGTCCAAACTCTAGAACTGTTGTAATACATCCTTTTCGATTTCAAATAAATCATTTGATTTATCCTGGTTATTTTGTAACAATTGTTTCTATTATAAATCCTCCGGCCTCATAATACTGATTTTTTGGTTTATGCCATTATAAGCGCCACAACATATGGCACATGTATTTGCGCTCTTTCATTAAGAAGGTATGGTTGATGGGATTATTTTGATGCCTTTGAATACATTTATAGTTTAATTTGGAAAGTCTCTGtcttaatatattttctttaaaaaaagaaCATCGTGAATTACATGCATGCTTAAGAGAACGGATGAACAAGCAAGAACCGTTCGAACTATGCTTGGTATCTGTTTGCCCACGACAAATTTACTAGATACTCGAGCTTGGGTCCAGATAATTTATCATCACACGTCTCTCTATTATTTTCTACTATACTTCCGTGTAGATGACGAGAAATGGGTCCAAGCCAGCGGAGATCTCCATTCAGACacaatgcaaaaatcatatgCAATTACAAAATTGCGTCATTGACAGTGGAGTTTaacagacggaactaggttatGACTTACCCTAACTCAAGCCACCCCAAGAGGACCAAAATCCATTTTTTCAATAGCCTTTTTCAGTTCGGCCATAAAACATGTATTGATTTTACCCTTAAGTTAAGCCAGGAGTAAGAAAATGCTCAACCCGGGCCATAGAGAAAGTCTGGTTCCGCCACTTAGTTTGACACTCATCGGATCACGTTGATCAGTGATCACCACCAACTCACCAACGCCGGAGCCTTTCCACCAAACCTGCACTATTTTTATTTTGCAACTTTCCAGCATACGTGGATAGTTTCCTTAAGACTTAAAATCTTGAGATATTTGGAAATGGGTCACAACTTTATTGTTTAATTAGGGACTGGGTCGTTAAACATGCACTTGATGCGTTAGGGTCATAGACTAATTTTGACCGTCTCTTAATTTTACCAAAATAACCTTACCAAATAGATAAATGATGTTTTTGTCCTAACTTCAGTTATAAACATAACTGAGTTACAAAATATGCGACCCATTTTGAAATCGTTCTACTGTTGCCATTAATAATTATGCTAGGTCTATTTCGGATCTTCCATTTGAAGATAATTGTTAAAGATTTGGATTTATCATCACTGTCGAGTAACAgagattgagctaaattatatgaATAGAAGATCTCGTGTAATTTAGCTTATTTTCTATATAGGAAAGTATTTAATTAATTTCCTATATTTTCTATATTCTAGTTAATTAGTATATGTTATAGTTAATTAAGATATATTCTCAAAATAAgataatatcttgattaattaattatttacatATTCACTCTATAAATAAAGAGTGTCATTGTAAATTTAAATCATCCCAGCATAATCAGTCTGGAGATCAATATTATTCACCCTATGGGTTTGCTTGTGGACGTAGGTCGAattgaccgaaccacgttaaaatcTCTGTCTCATTCTCTTTGATCTATGATCCCTCGATactcataatttgttatgcactTGATGCGTTAGGGTTGTAGACTAACTTTAAACGCCTCTTCATTTTACCAAGATGACCTTCCCAGATAGATAAATGATATCTTTGTCCTAACTTCAGTTATAAACATAACTGAGTTACAAAATATGCGCCCCATTATGAAATCGTTCTACTGTTGCCGTTAATAACTAGGCTAGGTCCATTTCGGATCTTCCATTTGAAGATAATTGTTAAAGATTTGGATTTATCGTCACTGTCGAGTGCACTCCCTTGATCTTATTCATCTTCTTAACTCAAAACTAAAGGTATGCATTTAATTTGAAATCAAGGATTTCTGAAATAGTTTTTTTGTTTATGGTTTTAATataaaactagtgacaaaaaaccaaggtgaccaaacttatgatacaaaaaccccactcaaatgttagGAACcactaaaactccatcttaaacaaaatcgatacaaaaaccccaaatttttaaaaattgatacaaaaaccccaaatttcaaaattggtttcatcaaattttatgttggtttcatcaaattcttttgggtttttgtgttaattttgttttgatggggtctttgtgttacttttgttttgatgggttttttgtggaaggatagtgacacctttggggttataactcgcggaccggttTTAATATACAAAATTAGTCATAAAAATCGAATGTGACCatacttgtggtacaaaaaccccactcaaatgttgagaTTCGTTAAAAATCCATCGTaaataaaattgatacaaaaatcccaaaattttaaaaattgatacaaaaaccccaaatttaaatgttggtttcatcataattttatgatgaaaccaacatttaaatttgggtttTTGGGTtaactttgttttgatggggtttttgtgttacttttattttgatgggttttttgtggaaggatggtgacacctctggaGTTATAACTCGCAGACCGTTTAATATATATACAAATCCAATGGTAGTGGAGATAGTGCAAGAGGAATGGGGACAACCTGCAATTGGTGGTGGGAGTGATGATGCTATTGGAGGGAGAGGTGGTGCTGATAGAGTGATAGTACATACTCAATCTTCACAAAAAACATCATCCACAGTTGAAAGCTTAGCAGATACTCACTTGATCTCCACTGAATGATTACTAATTGGTTGGGTCACTCAATTTTGTTGAACGCAAATGTGTGATTAATGGAATTTTTCAAGTTGATGCTGGTGGTGATTGAAGTTAGAAATTCATCGTGAATACAGGATATGGGTGTGGGTGACGGGAACAGTTAAGGTAGAATTGTCTGCGTGGGGTCAGCTTCACCTTAATTAAAAAGTCAAAGTAACGGTTTATATGACAGTCTCCGTTAGTCTACGACCCTAACGCATCAAACACATGTTTCCATTCACATGGAACATTTCTGCAAAATATCTCTAAAATCTTTCCATGAAATGCCAACTGAGTTCTTTTCTAGCCCATTCACATGGAACATTTCTGCATTGTGCCATCTCTTTCTCCCTTTTTTTATTAAAGTATATTCGCAGCAAATAGCTACTGCTAAAATTCAACGGACTGTACAATTCATATCTTTTCGTACATATGCACAAAACAACCAAAAACTTGAATCATTCACATTCCGGAGTATTTGACTTTAATTCAGTAGTGCCAGATGAATATACAATAATAATTAGAAAAAATGTTTCACGTGGGTGGAACTGGAACCACTAAATTTCCTCGGTATCAAAATTTCCATAGCAAATTCTCTCCGGTCATCAAACTCCCCTATATAAATCCCTCCATTTCCTCTATCTCACTTCACAACttgcaaagaaaataaaaacaagtatCAGTACTTGCTCCAAGGCTGTGCTTGTTCTCATTCTTCTTCCTCTTAGGCATCCAACAAAACCCATTCGTTCTCTTGCAAACCAATAACCTTCTTTCACCTGAAAACCACCTCTCTTTTTCTATCTCGAAATGGGTAGTCTTAACACTGAAGATGTTCTTGAAAACAGTTCAGCTTTCGGTGTAACAAATCCATTAGACCCAGAAGAATTCAGGAGACAAGGTCATATGATAATCGACTTCTTAGCTGATTATTATAGAGATGTCGAAAAGTATCCAGTTCGAAGTCAAGTAGAACCTGGTTATCTACGTAAACGATTACCTGAAACAGCTCCCTACAATCCAGAATCAATCGAAACAATTCTTCAAGATGTGACAACTGAGATTATCCCAGGATTAACACATTGGCAAAGTCCTAATTACTATGCTTATTTTCCTTCGAGTGGTTCCGTTGCTGGATTCCTCGGTGAAATGCTTAGTACTGGTTTTAATGTTGTTGGTTTTAACTGGATGTCTTCACCTGCTGCTACAGAACTCGAAAGTGTTGTTATGGATTGGTTCGGGAAAATGCTTAACCTTCCAGAATCATTCTTGTTCTCTGGTAGTGGTGGTGGAGTTTTGCAGGGAACTAGTTGTGAAGCAATCTTATGTACATTAACAGCTGCAAGGGACAGAAAGTTAAACAAAATTGGTCGTGAACATATCGGAAGGTTAGTTGTTTATGGATCTGATCAAACGCACTGTGCACTACAAAAAGCTGCTCAGGTCGCAGGAATTAACCCAAAGAACTTCCGTGCTATTAAAACGTTTAAAGAAAACTCATTCGGATTATCAGCTGCTACCCTAAGAGAAGTAATTCTTGAAGACATTGAAGCCGGGTTGATCCCTCTTTTTGTATGTCCCACGGTTGGAACTACATCATCTACTGCAGTGGATCCTATCAGTCCTATCTGTGAAGTGGCAAAGGAATACGAAATGTGGGTTCACGTAGACGCAGCTTACGCTGGAAGTGCATGTATCTGCCCTGAGTTTAGACACTTCATCGATGGAGTTGAGGAAGCTGATTCATTCAGTCTCAATGCACATAAATGGTTTTTCACAACTTTGGATTGTTGCTGCCTCTGGGTTAAAGATCCAAGTGCCCTTGTTAAAGCTCTTTCCACAAATCCTGAATACTTGAGAAACAAAGCTACGGAGTCAAGACAAGTTGTTGACTACAAAGACTGGCAAATCGCACTCAGTCGCCGATTCCGATCCTTGAAACTTTGGATGGTCTTACGTAGCTATGGTGTaactaatttgagaaatttcttaagGAGTCATGTTAAAATGGCTAAGACATTCGAGGGTCTTATTTGTATGGATGGGAGATTCGAAATTACTGTGCCTAGGACTTTTGCCATGGTTTGCTTTCGACTTTTACCGCCAAAAACCATAAAGGTATACGACAATGGGGTTCACCAGAATGGAAACGGGGTCGTTCCACTACGTGATGAAAATGAAAATTTAGTGCTTGCTAATAAGCTTAATCAGGTTTATTTGGAGACAGTCAATGCAACGGGAAGTGTTTACATGACTCATGCCGTTGTTGGCGGTGTCTACATGATTCGGTTTGCAGTTGGTTCAACCCTAACAGAGGAACGCCATGTTATTTATGCATGGAAGATTTTGCAAGAGCATGCAGATCTGATTCTTGGTAAGTTCAGTGAAGCAGATTTTTCAAGTTAGTAATATTCACATATTTTGTGATATCAGATCAGATGCATTTGATGATGAATGGTGGGCAGTTGAGATTTAATAAAATCATTCCGGGTCATCCATAATGCTGgaataaagatgaaaaaacaaaaaacagaataAAATGAATCAAAGAAGAGGGAGAGTAATCTTGATTTGgttccatttttattttagttttttagttCATTGTTATTTTTTTAGTTCATTGTTATTATTTGTCTAGTTTGAATTTTGTAAAAACTTaaaagaaattcaaattactcCCACATACACCATTGATCTTCCAAATTGTTTGTTTAATATAATAGTTTTCATAtcctagtttttgtttctttcttgataattaggaaattttaatgaaaaatataccaattttttgatacaactttGCTAAGAAAAACACAATTTAGGCAAATAATGTCGGATGGAGGGAATTTATTACAACGAATCGTTTGAGACTtgaatttcacataaattttggtaCTTTTCCCATATAGTTTAACAAAAAGCAGAGATCTGCTAAAAGTATATACTCTCCGATTGCATTATTAGTATTTAATTTTCCCCATCTTACAGGTAATCCCCACTCCACCACTGATCTTGGTCATCAAATCATTTTGGACTGTAGGTGAAAACATGTAACACGCGCATTTTGCAACTTGCATCCGCTACATCCATGCATGCATTAAATGGAGTTGATCGACAAGGTAGGTCTTTGTTGTGCCAGACGAATATACAGTTGTAGCTGTTCGACGAAGAAAGTCCAGCTTGGGTCGGTTATTTAACATCACATGCCTCATCCAGAGTAATATTCAGTTAGATGATAATAAAGGGGCCCAACCTAGCATACTGAAGAAAGTGCTTGGTCTATATCTCTGCCGCGAGTAGTGTGCAACAGTCCAtaactaacaaaaataaataaataagggcCAATTACAGAATCCTCGTCAAATTAGAGTATACCCACAATAGTTGGGATATACCAAATGAGACAAAATaaagtcattttgaagtaaaacacaaaACCTTTGAAccacatatttacaaaaatggCTAATCTATTCTTAATTAATTAACACTAGTAAAagtgattaggttaattaatttggttagataactagttgattaaaaattgaaattagattttattttatattgaACTCACGGATTATGTGGGtagatttttgagttttttttttctttcttgagaATTCTATTTGTAAAGGAAATGAAACTGCACTAACCAAACTGCTGAGTGATTCTGTACTCAAAATTACgaaagaaatcaacactttcagttctgaaagtatgaaaagtcggcaaggtcgacaaaaaaaataccttgccgactatatgatttttgacatacagagaaaggtgttaaAAATGCATGATTAGTTAGCATGATAATAATTTCATATCCTGCCGACTATACCATAGTCGACAAGGTGTAAGGATGAATGCCATGACGATCCTAATTTCAGAGATAAAAAGTCATCACGGTATTCAACCTAGGAAGCTGCCGACtagtattagtcggcaaggtagaCAAAAAATTACGCTGCCGATTAGTATTAGtcagcaaggtcgacaaaaaatatcCTGCCGActtttagtaaaaatgttgaatcaTAAGGGATatgagattgggtacaaaatcataccctATTTCAAAACCCgtatgcatttttattttattttcattttgatttttttttgatttatcaTGTAGAGTTTTAAAGAAATCTTGAAAATTATTTTGATAGGTTTTAGGTTTCAGTCGGCAGGgttcaaatttggctgaaaatagTAAGGATAATTTGGTTTTTTAGCatcctttagacaccccttaacacACTACTTTGGATGAGTTTAAAattggtataccccaattaatctaggTATACCCCGATTTGTCCAGGTACAgaatgatcattttttttttttgtagttcgtTCACAAAATAATCATAATTTATATTTCGTTTAGAAAATGCTCACACTTCCATCCGATTTAACACTTTTATATAAATCGGTGTTAACTTTTCCGGCAATACCCTTCCCAAAAATAGCCTCCTCATTTAACTAATTGGTTGGTgtggtggtgatgaagcggtGGTGGTGATAGAAGCTTAAGAATCTTCGTTAAACCACAGAGGGAAAACAATGAACTCTTTAGGTGAATGTGGTGTAACGATTCTGAATGCATGCGATATAACGATATGTATATGGCAGCACCACCACCTAAAAATAGGAAGGatatataaataatttaattaacATATTTAACTGCGAGCCATTACTTAACTCTCTACCGAAATATGATaattttgttaatagtttgtaacTTTGTAAATCGGGTCTTAATAGCATGATTGTTCTGCAATTTTTCAATCAATAATTTCTTCAAGTAAATTGTCCGCAAATATTAGAACCATCTCGGTTGAGTGGCACCCCACCTGACCTCCTATGTTGGACTCCAAGCACCAAGGGAGGGTTTCTCTGATGCTGTCCTCTTTCGAGCCGGCATATATACAAAGTTATATATGGGTTATATGGTTTTGATTTTGTGGGGTCTAATATATAGTGTTCGGCTTGCCAAAATCTTGGCCTGGCTTTTTGTCGTTGCATAGTAGACCTCGAAATATCGCCACTTCTATTGAAAATTTGGACTTGAGATAGGTAAAATTTGAGCCCATTTGgatctcattttctttttctatattTGTTGGCTACCGGCTGCACCACCCATTCCCACCAATCCACCATTGTTATGTCGTGGTCGTTGAGCATAGGTTATTCCCTTCGTACCATTTTAATTAATAGTCTGTAATTTAATCACATAACTTTTCATTTATTctggttatttttatttttcttgcaaATCCTCAAACCTAATTGTGTGAAATAATAATTTCATAAGGTGACCCAGTTATAAGCAACTAGTGACAGCTGGCCGCTGCATTTGGCTTATAAATGGCGGCAGTTTACATATGTATTTGGCCTCCAACGTACGCAATGACTGGTGGGATTGCTTAGCTGCCATGGAATGCAATTATTGTTTATTTTGGGCAATTGATCAATTACTACTTCCATTTTAACTTTTTTATCAAAAGTAAATAAAATCCAGTTAAGTACAGGCTTGTCCAAGAGAATTGATCAACAAGCAGGTACACTTGAATTATGCTTGGTTTGTAATTGCGGACGTCGACATTCAGTCTACGGTTGTAGCTACTCGACCAAGAAAGTCTGGCTTGGGTCCCGGAATTTATCATCACATGTCTTGTACGGTTCTCTACAATTTAGTGTGGATGAATAAAATGCATTGCACCTAACCATTTTCGAAGTTGAAATTCTAGCTTTCCTGCTTGGCCATTCTGACACAAACCTCTGAAGCATATGACTATTGGCAGGGGCAGAGCCAGCCGATTGTAAGGGTGTGCAGTTGCACCTCCTGCCCAGCTGGCGCCAAAACTTATTTTAGATCCAGACAAGAAATTTATTTCCACATatacttattttgtttttttgca comes from Papaver somniferum cultivar HN1 chromosome 7, ASM357369v1, whole genome shotgun sequence and encodes:
- the LOC113300565 gene encoding tyrosine/DOPA decarboxylase 2; this translates as MGSLNTEDVLENSSAFGVTNPLDPEEFRRQGHMIIDFLADYYRDVEKYPVRSQVEPGYLRKRLPETAPYNPESIETILQDVTTEIIPGLTHWQSPNYYAYFPSSGSVAGFLGEMLSTGFNVVGFNWMSSPAATELESVVMDWFGKMLNLPESFLFSGSGGGVLQGTSCEAILCTLTAARDRKLNKIGREHIGRLVVYGSDQTHCALQKAAQVAGINPKNFRAIKTFKENSFGLSAATLREVILEDIEAGLIPLFVCPTVGTTSSTAVDPISPICEVAKEYEMWVHVDAAYAGSACICPEFRHFIDGVEEADSFSLNAHKWFFTTLDCCCLWVKDPSALVKALSTNPEYLRNKATESRQVVDYKDWQIALSRRFRSLKLWMVLRSYGVTNLRNFLRSHVKMAKTFEGLICMDGRFEITVPRTFAMVCFRLLPPKTIKVYDNGVHQNGNGVVPLRDENENLVLANKLNQVYLETVNATGSVYMTHAVVGGVYMIRFAVGSTLTEERHVIYAWKILQEHADLILGKFSEADFSS